The Equus caballus isolate H_3958 breed thoroughbred chromosome 22, TB-T2T, whole genome shotgun sequence genome window below encodes:
- the KIF16B gene encoding kinesin-like protein KIF16B isoform X11: protein MFRFNHPKEAAKLREKRKSGLLSSFSLSMTDLSKSCENLSAVMLYNPGLEFERQQREELEKLESKRKLIEEMEEKQKSDKAELERMQQEVETQRRETEIVQLQIRKQEESLKRRSVHIESKLKDLLAEKEKFEEERLREQQEIELQKKKQEEESFLRVKEELQRLQELNHNEKAEKTQIFQELDQLKKEKDEQYAKFELEKKRLEEQEKEQVMLVAHLEEQLREKQEMIGLLRRGEVQRVEEEKRALEGIREALLRVKEARAEGDDDGEELERAQLHFLEFKSRQLVKLANLEKDLVQQKDLLEKEVEEEKEILERLKSENEEEFGLLEKNDDSVTLGTQNLERIKPAEYRLQYKERQLQYLLQNRLPTLLEEKQRAFEILDRGPLGLDNTLYQVEKEMEEKEEQLARYQANASQLQKLQATFEFTANIARQEEKVRRKEKEILESREKQQREALERAVARLERRHSALQRRSTLGVEIEEQRQKLATLNSSSSEQSGLRASLEAEQEALERDQERLEHEIQQLKQKICEFDGVQKGHSETLEEKAASSRLPSSAEKSHLVPLMDARINAYIEEEVQRRLQDLHHVIGSDSNTSADLMKDNEKLHNGTIQRKLKYEKRYLALLPPRDGTDTSSREERSKVDQNNHQSHPRTQSISGVTTPSSASQERTHQQRDQPSIHEMLQNSDCPEHMGGFQVKHFSLPKISFINESNTSDAEHLQGKSENFGESMTHKDEHSLGIESSWTWLQHTSQEVSINSGSKQTRQSKLLCVVLSESVSSKESVSDSVPQSAPASKYCKVQQTENELAAETVTSPELLTDTKTERNSGLGYFYHKFSDLYKDTSSHLLQAGTRVISQARHVGSLCDPSGLTSHMTMFIRRMPILKHLPLDVPLKSYTVSLESHSFPQKAQVGSSDSKEARAIRPAESLVPYRAPGPPAAPSATEFPGSSPCSVFRLEYADTRGSPAFKQTLVQFPDDMLELQEGPVKDLLEHVACSPPELLGDMNEVRGIYWLAVANCAEPDPQPACLLLLPSTLCALVLSDDGPGSLGVFHALPLSGLQEIQIGFGGQSIRFLGSAESLLLTVFSYNKNLCQQICRDLLCVLMPTSEAVAYTKHPLLQEDLVQLSLDWKAEIPDLVLANGVRLSSKFKNTLVDMIYFLHGNMQVNIPSLAEVQLLLYTTVRVEGDSGQDCCQSLVLLNTHIALVREDRVFHPHTRSLSRPPPRAQFDVIKCRALSEFRCVVVPEKTLSAVELVFLQKPELPPESRNGPCEHSEEAQNDQLVPCPLCLQGSQNVAPEVWKLTLNSQDEALWLISHLTRL from the exons ACTTGAATTTGAGAGGCAACAGCGTGAAGAacttgaaaaattagaaagtaaaag GAAACTCAtagaagaaatggaggaaaagcaaaaatcagATAAGGCGGAACTGGAGCGGATGCAGCAGGAGGTGGAGACGCAGCGCAGGGAGACGGAGATTGTCCAGCTGCAGATCCGCAAGCAGGAGGAGAGCCTGAAACGCCGCAGCGTCCACATCGAGAGCAAGCTGAAGGATCTGCTCGCCGAGAAGGAAAAGTTTGAAGAGGAGAGGCTGAGGGAGCAGCAGGAAATCGAGCTgcagaagaagaaacaagaagaagAGAGCTTTCTCCGTGTCAAAGAAGAACTCCAGCGGCTCCAGGAACTCAACCACAATGAGAAGGCCGAGAAGACTCAGATATTTCAAGAGCTGGACCagctcaaaaaggaaaaagatgaacaGTATGCCAAGTTTGAGTTGGAAAAAAAGAGGCTGGAGGAGCAAGAGAAGGAGCAGGTCATGCTCGTGGCCCATCTGGAGGAGCAGCTGCGAGAGAAGCAAGAGATGATCGGGCTCCTCCGGCGAGGGGAAGTGCAgcgggtggaggaggagaagagagccCTGGAAGGCATCCGGGAGGCCCTTCTGCGGGTGAAGGAAGCACGGGCCGAAGGGGACGACGATGGCGAGGAGTTAGAAAGGGCTCAGCTGCATTTCTTAGAGTTCAAGAGCAGGCAGCTGGTCAAGCTAGCCAATTTGGAGAAGGACCTGGTTCAGCAGAAAGACCTCCTggaaaaagaagttgaagaagagaaggaaatcctagaacgtttaaaatctgaaaatgaagaagaatttgGGTTATTGGAAAAAAATGATGATAGTGTCACCTTGGGGACTCAAAATTTAGAGAGAATAAAGCCAGCGGAGTACAGGCTGCAATATAAAGAACGCCAGCTCCAGTACCTCCTGCAGAATCGTTTGCCAACTCTGttagaagaaaagcagagagcgTTTGAGATCCTTGACAGAGGCCCTCTCGGCTTAGACAACACTCTCTATCAAGTGGAAAAAGAgatggaggaaaaagaggaaCAGCTTGCGCGGTACCAAGCCAATGCGAGCCAGCTGCAGAAGCTCCAAGCCACTTTTGAATTCACTGCCAACATCGCACGTCAGGAAGAAAaagtgaggaggaaggagaaggagattcTCGAGTCCCGGGAGAAGCAGCAGAGAGAGGCGCTGGAGCGCGCTGTGGCCAGGCTGGAGCGCAGGCACTCAGCCCTGCAGAGGCGCTCCACCCTGGGCGTGGAGATCGAAGAGCAGAGGCAGAAGCTGGCCACTCtgaacagcagcagcagcgagCAGTCGGGGCTCCGGGCCAGCCTGGAAGCTGAGCAGGAAGCCCTGGAGAGGGACCAGGAGAG GTTAGAACATGAAATCCAGCAATTGAAGCAGAAGATCTGTGAGTTCGATGGTGTTCAAAAAGGGCATTCTGAGACCTTGGAGGAGAAAGCTGCTTCTTCCCGCTTGCCATCCAGTGCTGAAAAATCTCACCTGGTCCCTCTGATGGACGCCAG GATCAATGCTTACATTGAAGAAGAAGTCCAAAGACGTCTTCAGGATTTGCATCATGTGATTGGCAGTGACAGCAATACCTCTGCAGATCTGATGAAG gatAATGAGAAACTTCACAATGGCACCATTCAACGTAAGCTAAAATATGAG AAAAGGTATCTTGCCCTGCTGCCGCCCAGAGATGGTACTGACACTtccagcagagaggagaggagtaaGGTGGATCAGAACAACCACCAGAGTCATCCAAGGACACAGAGCATCTCAGGCGTGACAACTCCCTCCTCAGCATCACAAGAGAGAACCCACCAGCAAAGGGATCAGCCTTCAATACACGAGATGCTGCAGAACAGTGATTGTCCTGAGCACATGGGCGGTTTTCAAGTAAAACATTTCAGTCTacctaaaatttcttttattaacGAAAGCAACACCAGCGATGCTGAACATTTGCAGGGTAAGTCAGAAAACTTCGGTGAGTCGATGACTCATAAAGATGAACACAGCTTGGGAATCGAGTCCAGCTGGACTTGGCTGCAACATACGTCCCAGGAAGTGTCTATAAATAGTGGAAGCAAGCAGACCAGGCAAAGCAAGTTACTGTGCGTTGTTCTTTCTGAAAGTGTTTCTAGCAAGGAGAGCGTTTCCGACAGTGTTCCTCAGAGCGCACCAGCCTCAAAGTATTGTAAGGTGCAGCAAACTGAGAATGAGTTAGCTGCTGAAACCGTTACTTCTCCAGAGTTGCTGACTGATAccaagacagaaagaaacagtGGATTGGGATATTTTTACCACAAGTTCTCAGACCTTTATAAAGATACCAGCAGTCACCTGCTACAGGCTGGCACAAGGGTGATCAGCCAAGCCAGGCATGTGGGGAGCCTGTGTGACCCCAGTGGGCTCACCTCCCACATGACAATGTTCATCAGAAGAATGCCAATTCTGAAACACTTACCCCTGGATGTGCCCTTGAAGTCATACACGGTGTCATTAGAATCTCATTCTTTTCCCCAGAAAGCTCAGGTTGGCAGCAGTGACAGCAAAGAGGCCAGGGCCATTAGGCCAGCAGAGAGCCTCGTGCCATACAGAGCACCGggccctcctgctgccccctcaGCCACAGAGTTCCCAGGGTCCTCGCCCTGCTCAGTTTTCCGCCTGGAATATGCAGATACTAGAGGGAGCCCTGCATTCAAGCAGACGCTTGTGCAGTTCCCAGACGACATGCTGGAACTCCAAGAGGGCCCTGTAAAAGACCTTCTTGAGCACGTGGCTTGTTCTCCACCAGAACTTCTGGGTGACATGAATGAAGTCAGAGGCATTTACTGGCTTGCTGTTGCGAACTGCGCAGAGCCGGACCCCCAGCCGGCGTGTCTGCTCCTGCTTCCTTCAACTTTATGTGCTTTGGTTCTGTCAGATGACGGTCCAGGCTCTCTGGGCGTTTTTCacgctctccctctctctggacTACAGGAGATACAAATCGGCTTTGGTGGACAGAGCATTCGATTCCTGGGCTCTGCAGAGAGTCTCCTGCTCACTGTATTTAGTTACAACAAAAACCTCTGTCAGCAGATATGCCGTGACCTCCTGTGTGTGCTGATGCCCACATCTGAGGCTGTTGCCTACACTAAGCATCCTTTGCTCCAGGAAGATCTGGTCCAGCTTTCTCTTGATTGGAAAGCTGAAATCCCTGATTTAGTTTTGGCAAACGGAGTCCGGTTGTCATCCAAATTCAAGAATACCTTGGTTGACATGATTTACTTTCTTCATGGGAACATGCAAGTCAACATCCCCTCTCTGGCAGAAGTTCAGTTATTGCTCTACACGACGGTCAGAGTCGAGGGCGACTCCGGCCAAGACTGCTGCCAGTCACTAGTCCTTCTGAACACCCACATTGCACTTGTGAGGGAAGATCGAGTGTTTCATCCTCACACTCGGTCTCTAAGCAGACCTCCTCCACGCGCACAGTTTGACGTGATCAAATGCCGTGCTTTAAGCGAATTCAGGTGCGTTGTTGTTCCAGAGAAAACATTATCAGCAGTTGAACTTGTCTTTTTACAAAAACCTGAACTTCCACCAGAGTCAAGAAACGGTCCATGTGAGCACTCTGAAGAAGCCCAGAATGACCAGTTGGTCCCCTGCCCGTTGTGTCTCCAGGGCAGTCAGAATGTGGCCCCCGAGGTCTGGAAACTGACCCTCAACTCTCAGGATGAGGCTCTGTGGCTGATCTCACATTTGACAAGGCTCTAG
- the KIF16B gene encoding kinesin-like protein KIF16B isoform X18 → MTDLSKSCENLSAVMLYNPGLEFERQQREELEKLESKRKLIEEMEEKQKSDKAELERMQQEVETQRRETEIVQLQIRKQEESLKRRSVHIESKLKDLLAEKEKFEEERLREQQEIELQKKKQEEESFLRVKEELQRLQELNHNEKAEKTQIFQELDQLKKEKDEQYAKFELEKKRLEEQEKEQVMLVAHLEEQLREKQEMIGLLRRGEVQRVEEEKRALEGIREALLRVKEARAEGDDDGEELERAQLHFLEFKSRQLVKLANLEKDLVQQKDLLEKEVEEEKEILERLKSENEEEFGLLEKNDDSVTLGTQNLERIKPAEYRLQYKERQLQYLLQNRLPTLLEEKQRAFEILDRGPLGLDNTLYQVEKEMEEKEEQLARYQANASQLQKLQATFEFTANIARQEEKVRRKEKEILESREKQQREALERAVARLERRHSALQRRSTLGVEIEEQRQKLATLNSSSSEQSGLRASLEAEQEALERDQERLEHEIQQLKQKICEFDGVQKGHSETLEEKAASSRLPSSAEKSHLVPLMDARINAYIEEEVQRRLQDLHHVIGSDSNTSADLMKDNEKLHNGTIQRKLKYEKRYLALLPPRDGTDTSSREERSKVDQNNHQSHPRTQSISGVTTPSSASQERTHQQRDQPSIHEMLQNSDCPEHMGGFQVKHFSLPKISFINESNTSDAEHLQGKSENFGESMTHKDEHSLGIESSWTWLQHTSQEVSINSGSKQTRQSKLLCVVLSESVSSKESVSDSVPQSAPASKYCKVQQTENELAAETVTSPELLTDTKTERNSGLGYFYHKFSDLYKDTSSHLLQAGTRVISQARHVGSLCDPSGLTSHMTMFIRRMPILKHLPLDVPLKSYTVSLESHSFPQKAQVGSSDSKEARAIRPAESLVPYRAPGPPAAPSATEFPGSSPCSVFRLEYADTRGSPAFKQTLVQFPDDMLELQEGPVKDLLEHVACSPPELLGDMNEVRGIYWLAVANCAEPDPQPACLLLLPSTLCALVLSDDGPGSLGVFHALPLSGLQEIQIGFGGQSIRFLGSAESLLLTVFSYNKNLCQQICRDLLCVLMPTSEAVAYTKHPLLQEDLVQLSLDWKAEIPDLVLANGVRLSSKFKNTLVDMIYFLHGNMQVNIPSLAEVQLLLYTTVRVEGDSGQDCCQSLVLLNTHIALVREDRVFHPHTRSLSRPPPRAQFDVIKCRALSEFRCVVVPEKTLSAVELVFLQKPELPPESRNGPCEHSEEAQNDQLVPCPLCLQGSQNVAPEVWKLTLNSQDEALWLISHLTRL, encoded by the exons ACTTGAATTTGAGAGGCAACAGCGTGAAGAacttgaaaaattagaaagtaaaag GAAACTCAtagaagaaatggaggaaaagcaaaaatcagATAAGGCGGAACTGGAGCGGATGCAGCAGGAGGTGGAGACGCAGCGCAGGGAGACGGAGATTGTCCAGCTGCAGATCCGCAAGCAGGAGGAGAGCCTGAAACGCCGCAGCGTCCACATCGAGAGCAAGCTGAAGGATCTGCTCGCCGAGAAGGAAAAGTTTGAAGAGGAGAGGCTGAGGGAGCAGCAGGAAATCGAGCTgcagaagaagaaacaagaagaagAGAGCTTTCTCCGTGTCAAAGAAGAACTCCAGCGGCTCCAGGAACTCAACCACAATGAGAAGGCCGAGAAGACTCAGATATTTCAAGAGCTGGACCagctcaaaaaggaaaaagatgaacaGTATGCCAAGTTTGAGTTGGAAAAAAAGAGGCTGGAGGAGCAAGAGAAGGAGCAGGTCATGCTCGTGGCCCATCTGGAGGAGCAGCTGCGAGAGAAGCAAGAGATGATCGGGCTCCTCCGGCGAGGGGAAGTGCAgcgggtggaggaggagaagagagccCTGGAAGGCATCCGGGAGGCCCTTCTGCGGGTGAAGGAAGCACGGGCCGAAGGGGACGACGATGGCGAGGAGTTAGAAAGGGCTCAGCTGCATTTCTTAGAGTTCAAGAGCAGGCAGCTGGTCAAGCTAGCCAATTTGGAGAAGGACCTGGTTCAGCAGAAAGACCTCCTggaaaaagaagttgaagaagagaaggaaatcctagaacgtttaaaatctgaaaatgaagaagaatttgGGTTATTGGAAAAAAATGATGATAGTGTCACCTTGGGGACTCAAAATTTAGAGAGAATAAAGCCAGCGGAGTACAGGCTGCAATATAAAGAACGCCAGCTCCAGTACCTCCTGCAGAATCGTTTGCCAACTCTGttagaagaaaagcagagagcgTTTGAGATCCTTGACAGAGGCCCTCTCGGCTTAGACAACACTCTCTATCAAGTGGAAAAAGAgatggaggaaaaagaggaaCAGCTTGCGCGGTACCAAGCCAATGCGAGCCAGCTGCAGAAGCTCCAAGCCACTTTTGAATTCACTGCCAACATCGCACGTCAGGAAGAAAaagtgaggaggaaggagaaggagattcTCGAGTCCCGGGAGAAGCAGCAGAGAGAGGCGCTGGAGCGCGCTGTGGCCAGGCTGGAGCGCAGGCACTCAGCCCTGCAGAGGCGCTCCACCCTGGGCGTGGAGATCGAAGAGCAGAGGCAGAAGCTGGCCACTCtgaacagcagcagcagcgagCAGTCGGGGCTCCGGGCCAGCCTGGAAGCTGAGCAGGAAGCCCTGGAGAGGGACCAGGAGAG GTTAGAACATGAAATCCAGCAATTGAAGCAGAAGATCTGTGAGTTCGATGGTGTTCAAAAAGGGCATTCTGAGACCTTGGAGGAGAAAGCTGCTTCTTCCCGCTTGCCATCCAGTGCTGAAAAATCTCACCTGGTCCCTCTGATGGACGCCAG GATCAATGCTTACATTGAAGAAGAAGTCCAAAGACGTCTTCAGGATTTGCATCATGTGATTGGCAGTGACAGCAATACCTCTGCAGATCTGATGAAG gatAATGAGAAACTTCACAATGGCACCATTCAACGTAAGCTAAAATATGAG AAAAGGTATCTTGCCCTGCTGCCGCCCAGAGATGGTACTGACACTtccagcagagaggagaggagtaaGGTGGATCAGAACAACCACCAGAGTCATCCAAGGACACAGAGCATCTCAGGCGTGACAACTCCCTCCTCAGCATCACAAGAGAGAACCCACCAGCAAAGGGATCAGCCTTCAATACACGAGATGCTGCAGAACAGTGATTGTCCTGAGCACATGGGCGGTTTTCAAGTAAAACATTTCAGTCTacctaaaatttcttttattaacGAAAGCAACACCAGCGATGCTGAACATTTGCAGGGTAAGTCAGAAAACTTCGGTGAGTCGATGACTCATAAAGATGAACACAGCTTGGGAATCGAGTCCAGCTGGACTTGGCTGCAACATACGTCCCAGGAAGTGTCTATAAATAGTGGAAGCAAGCAGACCAGGCAAAGCAAGTTACTGTGCGTTGTTCTTTCTGAAAGTGTTTCTAGCAAGGAGAGCGTTTCCGACAGTGTTCCTCAGAGCGCACCAGCCTCAAAGTATTGTAAGGTGCAGCAAACTGAGAATGAGTTAGCTGCTGAAACCGTTACTTCTCCAGAGTTGCTGACTGATAccaagacagaaagaaacagtGGATTGGGATATTTTTACCACAAGTTCTCAGACCTTTATAAAGATACCAGCAGTCACCTGCTACAGGCTGGCACAAGGGTGATCAGCCAAGCCAGGCATGTGGGGAGCCTGTGTGACCCCAGTGGGCTCACCTCCCACATGACAATGTTCATCAGAAGAATGCCAATTCTGAAACACTTACCCCTGGATGTGCCCTTGAAGTCATACACGGTGTCATTAGAATCTCATTCTTTTCCCCAGAAAGCTCAGGTTGGCAGCAGTGACAGCAAAGAGGCCAGGGCCATTAGGCCAGCAGAGAGCCTCGTGCCATACAGAGCACCGggccctcctgctgccccctcaGCCACAGAGTTCCCAGGGTCCTCGCCCTGCTCAGTTTTCCGCCTGGAATATGCAGATACTAGAGGGAGCCCTGCATTCAAGCAGACGCTTGTGCAGTTCCCAGACGACATGCTGGAACTCCAAGAGGGCCCTGTAAAAGACCTTCTTGAGCACGTGGCTTGTTCTCCACCAGAACTTCTGGGTGACATGAATGAAGTCAGAGGCATTTACTGGCTTGCTGTTGCGAACTGCGCAGAGCCGGACCCCCAGCCGGCGTGTCTGCTCCTGCTTCCTTCAACTTTATGTGCTTTGGTTCTGTCAGATGACGGTCCAGGCTCTCTGGGCGTTTTTCacgctctccctctctctggacTACAGGAGATACAAATCGGCTTTGGTGGACAGAGCATTCGATTCCTGGGCTCTGCAGAGAGTCTCCTGCTCACTGTATTTAGTTACAACAAAAACCTCTGTCAGCAGATATGCCGTGACCTCCTGTGTGTGCTGATGCCCACATCTGAGGCTGTTGCCTACACTAAGCATCCTTTGCTCCAGGAAGATCTGGTCCAGCTTTCTCTTGATTGGAAAGCTGAAATCCCTGATTTAGTTTTGGCAAACGGAGTCCGGTTGTCATCCAAATTCAAGAATACCTTGGTTGACATGATTTACTTTCTTCATGGGAACATGCAAGTCAACATCCCCTCTCTGGCAGAAGTTCAGTTATTGCTCTACACGACGGTCAGAGTCGAGGGCGACTCCGGCCAAGACTGCTGCCAGTCACTAGTCCTTCTGAACACCCACATTGCACTTGTGAGGGAAGATCGAGTGTTTCATCCTCACACTCGGTCTCTAAGCAGACCTCCTCCACGCGCACAGTTTGACGTGATCAAATGCCGTGCTTTAAGCGAATTCAGGTGCGTTGTTGTTCCAGAGAAAACATTATCAGCAGTTGAACTTGTCTTTTTACAAAAACCTGAACTTCCACCAGAGTCAAGAAACGGTCCATGTGAGCACTCTGAAGAAGCCCAGAATGACCAGTTGGTCCCCTGCCCGTTGTGTCTCCAGGGCAGTCAGAATGTGGCCCCCGAGGTCTGGAAACTGACCCTCAACTCTCAGGATGAGGCTCTGTGGCTGATCTCACATTTGACAAGGCTCTAG